A stretch of the Acyrthosiphon pisum isolate AL4f chromosome A2, pea_aphid_22Mar2018_4r6ur, whole genome shotgun sequence genome encodes the following:
- the LOC100570611 gene encoding uncharacterized protein LOC100570611 — protein MSILNCSNRKSLTSQEDLDQMILDVIINAHLPFNLVSHESFKTIISKGYPGRTVLCRQTLMKRIDNSYKVAFDKLKNKLNLVEFVSTTADAWSTFKRSYLGITVHWIDTETFERQSYLLSIKPLKGKHTYDVLARAMESRIFLGFVASRLQPRTSH, from the exons ATGTCAATACTTAATTGTTCAAATCGTAAAAGTTTGACTTCTCAAG aAGACCTTGATCAAATGATCTTAGACGTCATAATAAATGCACATTTACCATTCAATTTGGTTTCTCATgaaagttttaaaacaattatttccaaAGGCTATCCTGGAAGAACTGTATTATGTCGCCAGACTTTAATGAAACGTATAGATAATAGCTATAAAGTTGCCTTTGATAAATTAAAGAACAAGTTGAATTTGGTTGAATTTGTATCAACGACAGCCGATGCTTGGTCTACATTTAAAAG aTCATACTTAGGAATTACTGTTCACTGGATCGATACAGAAACATTTGAACGCCAATCTTATTTGCTATCTATAAAACCTTTGAAAGGTAAACATACTTATGATGTACTGGCTAGAGCAATGGAGTCACGTATATTCCTAGGTTTTGTTGCCTCGCGGCTACAACCGCGGACCTCACATTAG